Proteins from a genomic interval of Sporolactobacillus sp. Y61:
- the recU gene encoding Holliday junction resolvase RecU: MTIYYPNGQPYRKKGEETPHEDQRQVTYGHRGMTLEEDLNVSNQYYLHSDQAVIYKKPTPVQIVHVDYPRRSAAKITEAYFRKASTTDYNGVFKGKYVDFEAKETTHANYIPLKNFHEHQVTHMDRIRRHGGIGFIIVKFKKSNEVFLLDASVLSECWRASLKHGGRKSMPRTLFLKKGHLIPQHFMPRLDYLRVVRDVYFN, translated from the coding sequence ATGACCATCTATTATCCAAACGGGCAGCCTTACAGGAAAAAAGGAGAAGAAACACCTCACGAGGATCAGCGGCAGGTGACATATGGTCATCGGGGGATGACGCTGGAGGAAGATCTTAATGTCAGCAATCAGTATTACCTCCATTCCGACCAGGCAGTGATTTATAAAAAGCCGACGCCGGTTCAGATTGTCCATGTTGATTATCCGCGACGAAGTGCTGCAAAAATTACTGAAGCCTATTTCCGTAAAGCTTCCACGACAGATTATAATGGTGTATTCAAGGGGAAATATGTTGATTTTGAGGCAAAGGAGACGACACATGCCAATTATATTCCTTTGAAGAACTTCCATGAACATCAGGTGACGCACATGGACCGGATCAGAAGGCACGGTGGCATCGGATTTATCATTGTTAAATTTAAAAAAAGCAATGAGGTCTTTTTGCTTGACGCATCTGTTCTTTCTGAATGCTGGCGAGCCTCTCTGAAACATGGCGGAAGAAAATCCATGCCCCGGACTTTATTTCTGAAAAAGGGACATTTGATTCCGCAGCATTTTATGCCGCGGCTGGATTATCTTCGCGTGGTCCGGGATGTTTACTTTAATTAG